The Flavobacterium sp. K5-23 genome segment ACGCCTCCCATTTTAGTAAATGCTGCATATAGTAGGTCAGTTCCAACAGCCGTTGTTGGAGGGATACCAAACCACAATAGAATAGGCGTCATCAATGAACCGCCTCCTACACCTGTCAATCCAACAATAAAGCCTACGATTAAACCTGCTACTATAAATCCTAATTGAAACTCCATAAATAAAAATTTGGACAAAAATAATAACTATTTAATAATTATCCTATCGGGAAAGTAGACTAATTAAAATATATTTGAAAAATTAAATATATTTTAGAATTATATGATATAATTTAGGAATAATAAATTAATCGTCACGATTATTTATTGATTTAATAACCTTTACCCTGATAGGGTTTAAAGTGCTTTTATTGAGGGATTAAGGATTGTTTATTTCGAAATAAAAAATTGAAATATTATTTTGTAGTTTAGAAATAAGTATTACTTTTGCCTTTTAATCTATTAATCCGATAGGGTAATGGATTTTATTGTAAATGAAAATAAAATGAACACAACTATAGTAGAAACATTAATAGAAACAACCAAGGATTTCTCAATTGAGGAGACTATGGATTTTTTAGCAAATGAATATAAAGACAAAGTGGTTTTCTCCACTTCTTTTGGTCAAGAAGACCAGGTGATAACGGCATTAATTGCTAAAAGTGATGTTGCAATTAACATTTTTACCTTAGATACGGGCCGTTTGTTTCAAGAAACCTATGATGTTTTTCATAAAACCTTGAAGAAGTATAAAAAACATATTGAGGTATATTTCCCAGAGGCTTCTGAAGTACAAAATATGCTGAATGAAAAAGGACCAAACAGTTTTTACGATTCGGTTGAAAATAGAAAAGAGTGTTGTTTTATTCGAAAAGTAGCTCCATTGACTAAAGCGTTAAAAGGAAACTCGATTTGGATTACGGGTTTAAGAGCGGAACAATCGGAAAACAGGAATGATTTAGGATTTTTTGAATACGATGCTAATTTCAAAATTATAAAATTCAATCCCTTATTAAAGTGGACTTTAAAAGAGGTTGAAGCGTATTTAGAAAAAAACAATGTCCCTCAAAACACATTACATAAAAAAGGATTTTTAAGTATTGGTTGCGAGCCTTGTACCAGAGCGATTGCTCCTGGCGAAGACATAAGAGCAGGAAGATGGTCGTGGGAATCAAGTCAGAAAGAGTGTGGTTTACACCAGAAATAAGATTTAGAGAAAAGAGAATAGAATAAAGAGAATAGAAATAATAAGTTGAAGAGAGATTATTGTCTAGGTTAAAACAACCTTAAACTTTAATCTTTAAACTTTTAAACTACTAATATGAACACAATATTAAAAACAAACGCATTAGAAAGCGAAGCGATATATATATTCAGAGAGGTAATCTCTCAATTTGATAAACCTGTTTTGCTTTTCTCTGGAGGGAAGGATTCCATTACGTTGGTACGATTGGCCCAAAAAGCTTTTTTTCCGGCTAAAATTCCCTTTCCATTATTGCACGTTGACACGGGACATAATTTTCCGGAAACCATCGAATTCAGAGATCGATTAGTGAAAGAATTAGGATTGGAATTAATCGTTCGTAATGTTCAAGACGCTATCGATGAAGGAAAAGTAATGGAGGAAACCGGGAAATATTCGAGTAGAAATAGCTTGCAGACCACAACACTTCTTGATGCAATTGAGGAATTCAAGTTTGATGCTTGTATAGGTGGAGCGAGAAGGGACGAAGAGAAAGCAAGAGCAAAAGAACGTATTTTTTCTGTCCGTGATGATTTTGGTCAATGGGATGAAAAAAACCAACGTCCGGAATTGTTTGATATTCTGAACGGAAAAATTGAAAATGGTCAAAATGTACGCGTGTTTCCAATTTCGAACTGGACAGAATTAGATGTTTGGAGTTATATAGAACAAGAGCAAATCGAAATCCCATCGATTTACTTTTCGCACAAACGCAAAGTTTTTTTGAGAGACGGTTTAATCTGGTCGCATTCTCCTTATGTGTACCAAGAAGAAGACGAACAAATCGAAGAAAGAATTGTTCGCTTCAGGACCGTCGGTGATATGAGTTGTACTGCAGCTGTAGAATCCTATGCTGCGACTATCAAAGAAGTAGTTGGAGAAATAAGAATATCAACAATTTCCGAAAGAGGAGCCAGAATTGACGACAAACGCTCTGAAGCAGCGATGGAGAAAAGAAAACAACAAGGGTATTTTTAAGATGAAATTCTTGATATATTTTTTAAGCATATTTCTTTTAAGTGTTGGAGTAAAAGCACAAACCGAGAAGAACATAAAAAACCAAAGTTTACTCTGGACACGATATTACAATCAGCTGGATCTAAATAACAAATGGTCTGTTCATACTGAGATTGACAATAGGGTTTTTATAAATTCTGTAACGCAAAACACACTTGTTGGCCGCATTCAACTTAGAGATAAAGTAACAGATAAGATAGAATTAGGTGTAGGTTTTGATTATTTCTCTGTGGCAACACAAGACCCTGAAATAATTAATGGATTTCATATTCCTGAATATCGAGCACAGCAAGATGTAACTGTAAAACAAAGTTTAGGTAAAATAAATTTAAGTCATCGGTATATGATTGAAGAACGGTTTGTTCATAATTCCAGTAAACTAATGTTAGAAGAGGGCACTACATTTTACTTGAGATTTAGATACCGAATTCAAGGAGATTATACTTTTTGGAAAAATGAAAAACAATATCTAAAAGGAATAGTGCACGACGAGTTAATGATTAATGGCGGAAACAAAATTATCAAAAACACCTTTGATCAAAATAGAATATATGGAGCCTTACAATTTGGAGTGAATAAATCAATTGCAATGGAGTTCGGCTATTTGAACAGTTTTCAACAAAGGGCAAGTGGAGTGGATTATTTTGCAAGAGACATAATAAGGTTCAGCTTCATTCATAAGGTTAAGATATAATGTAGAGTAAGAGTTTTGTATTCGAAAATTCAAAAAGTAAATAAAATATTCAAGTTTAAAAGTGTGTATAAAGGTCTTTCTTGAAACCTTAAACTTTTAAACTTTAAACAAAATAAGAGATGGAAGTTTTAAAAATAGCAACAGCAGGAAGTGTAGATGACGGGAAGAGTACATTAATTGGGAGGTTATTATACGATACACAATCTTTGACTACAGATAAACTGGAAGCAATAGAAAAAAGTAGCAAGCAAAAAGGATACGATTATTTAGATTTTTCTTTGGCTACTGATGGTTTAGTTGCCGAGAGAGAGCAAGGAATCACAATTGATGTGGCACATATTTATTTTTCTACAGCTAAGAAAAGTTACATTATTGCTGATACTCCAGGTCACGTTGAGTACACTCGAAATATGGTTACAGGAGCTTCCACTTCACAAGTGTCCATTATTTTGATTGACGCTCGTAAAGGAGTTATTGAGCAAACCTACCGTCATTTTTTTATCAATAATTTATTGAGAGTAAAAGAGGTGATTGTTGCGGTAAATAAAATGGATTTGGTTGATTATTCGGAAGATGTGTATAATAAAATCAAAGCCGACTTTGAAGCACTAAATGCTAAAAGTACTTTCAAAGAGCAAAACGTAAGTTACATTCCGTTAAGTGCTTTAACAGGAGATAATGTGGTGGAGTCATTAGGAGGAATGCCTTGGTACGAAGGGCAAACAGTCCTTGAACATCTTGAAGCTTTAGAGCCTACAGATGTGTACGAAAAAGGGAAAGCTCGTTTTCCGGTACAAACCGTTATCCGACCTAAAACTCAAGAATACCACGATTTTAGAGGGTATGCTGGTAAATTGTATGGAAATAATATTAAAGTAGGGGATGCAGTAACCGTATTGCCTTCTTTAACAGAATCGAAAGTGACAAACATTCACTTTTTTGATAAGCAATTTGACGAAGCTTCAGCAGGTTCTTCAATTACAATCGAATTAGAAAATGATATCAATGTGACTAGAGGCGATATGATTGTAAAATCAGCTGAATTGCCTAAAGTGGAGAAAGACATCAATACCACAGTTTGTTGGATGGACAGTAAAAAGTTAGTTCCGGGAGCAAAATATTTTGTACAACACAACACCAATAGAGTTTTGGCTAAAATTGACAGTGTGAAAAACGTAATTGCCACTGATTTTTCAGGAACAACGGAAGCGTCTCAATTAGCGATTAACGAAATAGGAGAAGTAAATATCAAGTTAAGCAAAGCCTTATATTTTGATGCTTACAACGACAACAAATCAAACGGTGCATTTATCCTAATTGATGCAGCAACAAATACAACTGCGGGAGTTGGGTTTATCCGATAGGAATCCCCACCCCAGCCCTCTCGCCGCGGCGAGGAGGGAGAGAATGTAGATAAACTTTGTGGCTATTAAGTTTACAACCAGAATATAACACAATATAGCTCCTCAATGGCTCCCCCTCCTTCGGAGGGGGTCGGGGGGAGGATAATAATAAATAGGTATGGAAAGTTTTAGAACCGAAATAGAAAATCAGATTGTTCAAAAAGAGATAATCGAGTTAGAAAGAAAAATTGCATTATTCAAAGATGGTAAAATTGACGACGAACGTTTTCGTAGTCTTCGTTTAGCGCGTGGTGTTTACGGTCAGCGTCAAGAAGGCGTGCAGATGATTCGTATCAAATTGCCATTTGGTAAAGTAAGTAGTGAGCAATTGATACGTATCACAAAAGTTTCTGATGAATACTCAACGGGACGTTTGCATATTACTACCCGTCAGGACATTCAAATTCACTACGTAAGTTTAGATAGAACTCCGGAATTGTGGGCACAATTGGCTATTGACGATATTACGCTTCGTGAAGCTTGTGGAAATACCGTTAGGAATATTACTGCAAGTGAATTAGCTGGTGTTGATGTCGACGAACCTTTTGATGTGTCACCTTATGCACACGCGATGTTTCAGTTTTTCTTGAGAAATCCTATTTGTCAGGAAATGGGGCGTAAGTTCAAAATATCATTTTCTTCTTCTGATAAGGATACTGCCTTGAGTTATTTGCACGATTTAGGTTTTATTCCAAAAATTGTAAATGGCGAGCGTGGATTCAAAGTAATGTTAGGCGGAGGATTAGGTTCTCAACCGCATCACGCCGAGTTATTATCAGAATTCATTCCGGTAAACCAAATTATCCCAACTACCGAAGGTGTTTTGAGAATATTTGATCGTTTTGGGGAAAGAGCCAAACGATTAAAAGCACGTATGAAATTCTTAATTAAAGATATTGGAAGAGATGAATTTTTACGATTGGTTGATGAAGAGAAAAAAGCCTTGTCCTACCAAACGGTAGAAATTGACACCACTGATTTTGATGTTGCTATTCCTGAAACTTTATTAGAAGTGCCAAAGGTAATTATCGAAGATACAGCTGCTTTTGAAGCTTGGAAGCAATCAAATGTAATTGCTCAAAAACAATCGGGTTATGTAGCGATTGGTATCAAAGTGCTTTTAGGAGATTTTTATACAGATAAAGCGAGAGCTTTAGCAGACTTAATTAAAAATTATGGAGCTAATGAATTGCGTTTTTCACTAAAGCAAAACATAGTTCTTAGAAATATAAAAGAAAAAAACTTGCCTTTCTTCTACCAAGAATTAGCCAAATTAGATTTTGTTACTCTTGGGTATGATACTATTAACGATATTACCGCTTGTCCCGGAACGGATACCTGTAATCTTGGAATTGCAAGCAGTACTGGTATTGCTGAGGAATTAGAAAGAGTACTAAAACTAGAATTTCCACAATATAAAGAGAACCGAGAAATCACTATAAAAATTAGTGGTTGTATGAATGCTTGTGGACAACATAATATGTCTACAATTGGTTTTCAGGGAATGTCGATTAATGCAGGAAAACTGGTTGCGCCAGCATTACAAGTATTGCTTGGTGGTGGAATTTTAGGAGATGGAAAAGGACGATTTTCTGATAAAGTAATCAAGATTCCGAGTCGTAGAGGACCTGATGCCTTGCGTTATATCTTAAATGATTTTGAAGCTAATGCTGATGGATTGTCCTTTTTAGATTATTACGATACCAAAGGAGAGAAATATTTTTACGAATTCCTTAAACCATTGGCGGACACTACTAACCTAACAGATGAAGATTTTATCGACTGGGGAAATGCCGATAATTATGTGAAAGCAGTTGGTGTAGGGGAATGTGCGGGTGTAGTGATTGATTTGGTAGCTACTTTACTATTGGAAGCCAAGGACAAATTGACTTTCGCTCAAGAAGCATTCGAAGATAAAAAATGGTCTGATTCAATATACCTTGCCTATGCTGGTTTTGTAAATGGTGCCAAAGCTTTATTGCTTGCGGAGAACCAAAAAACAAACCATCAAGCAGGAATCATTGATTTGTTTGATTCTGTTTTTGTGGAAACCAATAAAATAACATTAGAATCTTCATTAAAGGATTTAGTGTATCAAATAAAAGAGAACGAACCATCTGAGGAATTCGCAAAAAAATATATTGAGAAGGCGATCGCTTTTTTCGAAAATATCGAATCGTATAGAACAAAAGATTTAGCTGATGAAATCGCCAATATTCCAAAAAGCAAATAGGAAGGAAGAATGGCGATACCATATTCCAATAAAGAACAAATATTAACTTCGTATGAAAAATAAAATAAATCCATTAGTAACTTTAGTAGGCGCTGGTCCAGGAGATCCGGATTTGCTTACCATCAAAGGCGCTAAAGCATTGGCGGAAGCTAACGTGGTGCTGTATGATGCTTTGGCAAACGAAGAAATATTGGCGTATGCCCCTAAAAAAGCAATAAAAATATTTGTTGGAAAAAGAAAAGGGAATCACGCCTATTCTCAGGACCAAATCAACCAATTGATTGTCGATAATGCACTTACTTACGGACACGTAGTTCGACTAAAAGGGGGAGACCCATTTATTTTTGGAAGAGGAAGTGAAGAAATAGAGTATGTAGAAAGCTTTGGAATTCCTACATTTGTAGTTCCTGGAATTTCATCATCGATTGCGGTTCCGGCATATCAAGGGATATCGCTTACAAAAAGAGGGGTTTCGGAGAGTTTTTGGGTTATAACTGGAACGACTTCAGCACGGAAATTGTCGGCAGATGTAGCTTTAGCGGCTCAATCTTCAGCAACGGTTGTCGTTTTGATGGGAATGAGTAAGCTGGATCAAATTGTTTCTATATTCCAAAAAGAATCCAAAGGAGAAACACCAGTAGCGATCATTCAAAACGGGACAACGCCGGAGGAGAAAGTTGGTTTTGGAACAGTAAACAATATCCAAAAAGTGGTATTGGAGAATAATTTAAGTTCGCCAGCGATAATTGTTATTGGAGAAGTGGTAGGAGACGGTAAGAAAAGGGAAGGATTTTACAAAGAATTAATTTCCAACCATAATAAGGGACTGATCTATGGAAAGGAATGAGTTATACCCCGTATTTCTTAAACTACATCAACTCAACGTACTCATTGTAGGCGGAGGAAATGTAGGGCTGGAAAAATTATCGTTCTTGTTGAAATCGAGTCCAAATGCAAACGTTGAGGTAGTGGCGACACGTTTTTTACCTGAATTAGTTGAATTAGTAAGTAAGCACGATTCGGTTACATTGAAAGAGAAGAAATTCAAGAAAAAAATGCTCGAAAAACGGCATATGGTTATTGCCTGTACCGATGATCTTGAAGTGAATAGAAGGATTTATGAGTTGTCTCGAAAAAGATTCTTAATTTGCAATATTGCTGATACACCGGATTTATGTGATTTTTATTTGGGTGGAATTGTAACTAAAGGGAATGTGAAAATTGCGATTTCGACCAATGGTAAATCACCAACGACGGCCAAGCGACTAAGAGAATTTTTTGAAGAAGTGATTCCGGAGGACATCAATAAAATGGTTGAAAACCTAAACGAGTATCGCAAATCCTTAAAAGGAGATTTCGAAAATAAAGTTCAACGGATGAATGCCATTACGGAGTCGTTGAAGAAGTAAGGGAAAAAGGCAAGAGGCAAAAGCCAAGAGAAAAGAGAATAGAACTAAGAAAAGAGAATAAAGAGAATAGAAATATACGAATGAAACTACACCCAGTCTCCCCCTCCTTCGGAGGGGGCGGGGGGAGGAAAAACTTTCCGAATGATATTTATCATTTAATTAAGGATGAATCGTTCGTTACTTTACACCAAAAATAGTTTAGCATAATACACATATAAAGAATATAAAATGATTGAAACAGATATCCTAATAATAGGAGCCGGTCCAACTGGTTTATTTGCAGTTTTTGAAGCAGGATTATTAAAATTAAAATGTCATATATTAGACGCTTTACCACAAGCGGGTGGGCAGTTATCAGAGTTATATCCTAAAAAACCTATCTACGACATTCCAGGTTTTCCAGAAGTACTGGCAGGAGATTTAGTAGATAATTTAATGGAACAAATCAAGCAATTCGAACCTGGTTTTACTTTGGGAGAACGTGCTGAAACAATTAAAAAACAAGAAGACGGTAGTTTTATTGTGACTTCAAACGAAGGAACTGAATTTCACGCTAAAGTGATTGCTATAGCTGGTGGTTTAGGGAGTTTTGAGCCAAGAAAACCGCTTATCGACGGAATAGATTTCTATGAAAATAAAGGGGTTAAATACTTTATAAAAAACCCGGAAGATTTTAGAAATAAAAGAGTTGTCATTGCAGGAGGAGGAGATTCAGCCCTTGACTGGAGTATTTTCCTTTCTAATGTTGCTTCTGAGGTAACTTTAATTCACCGTAGAAATGAATTCCGTGGTGCATTAGATTCTGTAGAAAAAGTTCAGGAACTAAAAGATTCTAAAAAAATCAGATTAATTACACCTGCTGAGGTAGTTGGATTAAACGGTGCTGAGCACATTGAATCAATCGACATTGAAGAGAATGGAGCTCACCGTAACATCCCAACAGATTTCTTTATTCCGCTTTTTGGGTTAACACCTAAATTAGGACCTATAGGACACTGGGGATTAGAAATCGAGAAAAACGCGATTAAAGTAAACAATGCCTTAGATTATCAAACAAACATTCCAGGAATCTTTGCTATTGGTGATGTAAATACCTATCCAGGTAAACTGAAATTAATCCTATGTGGATTCCACGAAGCAACATTAATGTGTCAAGCGGCTTACCAAATTATCAATCCAGGGAAACGATATGTACTGAAATACACAACAGTTTCAGGTGTTGATGGATTTGACGGAACTCGTAAAGAGGCACCAAAAGCAGTCGTTAAAGCTATAGTTTAACAAGTTATATAAAAAGAAGTAAAAAAATATAGTGTTAATGCTTGCAAGTATTAACACTATGTCTTTACTTTGCAGTGTTCATACATTTATTGAAAGTTATCACGAAAGGCGGAGGGAATGACCCAATGAAACCTTAGCAACCCTTTATCTATAAAGAAGGTGCTACATTCTACCATATTATTTATGGATAGATAACACACGAAAAATACTATCATAGTATTTCCCAATACCCTTTCCTGACAATTTTATCGATATTTTAAGTTACTGAATTCATTTCTTTTTTAGAAGCGAATGATTTGGCATTTTTGCCTTCATCGTTCCTGCTGTACGTTGCAATCTTTTATTCTGAACACCAGAATAAAAGGATTTTCACTTCCATCAGGGCTAAAGAGTAACAATTGTGAACATTTGAAAGTAATAATCAAAGCTCAGCGTTAAGCGTTTTGCGAGAATAAAACAGAAAAATGGCATCAATTCAAGAAGCAATTAAAAAAAATATACTCATACTCGATGGAGCAATGGGAACGATGTTGCAACGCTACAATTTCTCCGAAGAGGATTTTCGCGGAGAACGTTTTAAAGATTTTCCACATTCTCTTAAGGGGAACAACGATTTATTATCCATCACCCAACCACAAGCGATTCGCGATGTGCACGCCGCTTATTTTGAAGCAGGCGCCGATATTGTTGAAACCAATACCTTCTCAGGAACTACCATCGGAATGGCCGATTATTATCTGGAAGAATACGTATATGAATTGAACTACGAATCGGCAAAAATTGCCCGTGAAGTAGCTGATGAATTCACAGCCAAAAATCCAGATAAACCTCGTTTTGTGGCCGGTTCAATAGGACCAACAAACCGTACAGCAAGTATGTCACCAGATGTAAACGATCCGGGATATAGAGCCGTAACTTTTGATGATTTACGCATTGCGTACAAACAGCAAGTTGAAGCTTTAATTGACGGAGGAAGTGATTTATTATTAGTTGAAACTATTTTCGACACCTTAAATGCCAAAGCAGCACTTTTTGCTATCGAAGAAGTAAAAGACGAACGCAATATTGATATTCCAATAATGGTTTCAGGAACCATTACTGATGCTTCAGGAAGAACACTTTCTGGACAAACGGTGGAAGCTTTCTTGGTTTCGGTTTCGCACATACCTTTGTTGAGTGTAGGTTTCAATTGCGCCCTTGGAGCCGATTTATTGAAACCGTATTTACAAACATTGTCGCAAAATACTTCATTCAATGTTTCAGCGCATCCCAATGCAGGATTGCCAAACGCTTTTGGAGAATACGATGAAACACCAGAGCAAATGCAAGCCTTCATTAAAGAATATCTGGACGATAATTTAGTAAATATCATAGGTGGATGTTGTGGAACAACCCCAGAACACATCAAGTTGATTGCTGATATCGCTAAGGATTATAAGCCGAGAGTATCAACAGCAACAATGTAACGTAGAGACGCGATTTATCGCGTCTAACGAAGATGTTACAAAAAAGGAATGACATGATTTATCGCGTCTATAATTATAGCCGCAAACTCACGTATAAAGTGAATGTGTAGAAAAAACAATAAAATGGCACAAGCAGAAATTAGAAGAAACCTTGTATTATCAGGATTAGAACCATTAATCATTACGCCAGATAGTGTATTTGTAAATATTGGGGAACGTACCAATGTAACAGGTTCGAGAAAATTCCTTCGATTAATCAAGGAAGAAAAATACGAAGAAGCACTTAGCATTGCCAAAGAGCAAGTGGAAGGTGGTGCCCAAATCATCGATATTAATATGGATGAAGGGATGCTCGATGGCGAATATGCTATGACAAAATTCCTGAATCTAATCGCTGCCGAACCGGACATTTCTCGTGTGCCTATTATGATTGACAGTTCGAAATGGGACATTATCGAGGCAGGGTTGAAAGTAGTTCAAGGAAAAAGTGTGGTAAATTCGATTTCGTTAAAAGAAGGAGAAGAACAATTCATACACCACGCTAAATTGATCAAGCGCTACGGTGCAGCGGCAATTATAATGGCTTTTGACGAAACAGGACAAGCTGATAATTACGATCGAAGAGTGGAGATTTGCCAACGTTCGTATGATATTTTGGTGAATAAAGTGGGTTTTCCTCCACAGGACATTATTTTCGATTTGAATATATTTCCAGTTGCAACGGGAATGGAAGAACACCGCCTGAATGCGTTGGATTTCTTTAGGGGAACCAAATGGGTTCGTGAAAATTTACCACACGCACATATTAGTGGTGGAGTAAGTAATGTTTCTTTTTCTTTTAGAGGAAATGATACGGTGAGAGAAGCGATGCACTCGGTTTTCTTGTACCACGCCATTCAAAACGGAATGACTATGGGAATCGTAAATCCAGAGATGCTTTCTATATATGATGAAATTCCAAAAGATTTATTAGAGCACGTAGAAGATGTAATTCTAAACCGTCGAGATGATGCCACGGAACGTTTGTTGGACTTTGCCGAAAATGTAAAAGGAGATGTAAAGAGCAATGAAAAGGCAGTTCAAGAATGGCGTTCGGGAACAGTTCAAGAAAGAATTACGCACTCGCTTGTAAAAGGAGTGGACGCATTTATAGAGTTAGATGTTGAAGAAGCCAGACTCGCAGCTACCAAACCAATTGAAGTTATCGAAATCAACTTGATGACAGGAATGAATGTTGTTGGGGATTTATTTGGAAGCGGAAAAATGTTTTTGCCACAGGTGGTAAAATCTGCCCGTGTAATGAAAAAAGCGGTGGCGTATTTATTGCCTTATATCGAGGCAAGTAAACAAGCTGGGGACAAACAAGGGAATGGTAAAATCTTGATGGCAACCGTAAAAGGGGATGTACATGATATAGGTAAAAATATTGTTTCGGTAGTATTGGCTTGTAACAATTACGAGATAGTAGATCTTGGCGTTATGGTGCCTCCTGAAAAAATTATTGCAGCAGCCATTGAACACAATGTGGATATTATCGGACTGAGCGGATTAATCACACCATCATTAGACGAAATGGTTTATTTAGCTAAAGAACTAGATAAACGAGGACTTAAAATTCCAGTGATGATAGGTGGAGCAACGACTTCGCGTGCACATACTGCAGTGAAAATTGCACCTCAATATAGAGAAACGGTAATTCACGTAAACGATGCTTCGAGAGCCGTAACGGTGGCTGGAAGTTTATTGAACAAGGATAAAAAAATATATGCAAGCGACATAAGAGCAGAATACGATGCGTTTAGAGAAACGTTTCTGAACCGTTCACGCGACAAGAATTTTTTGACCATTGAGCAAGCTCGCAAAAATAAATTGCAATTGGATTGGGAGAATTTTACTCCTGTGAAACCAAATGTAATAGGCGAACAAGTGATTGAAGTCGATTTGGACGTTCTGGTTCCCTATATCGACTGGACGCCGTTTTTTAGAACTTGGGAATTATTCGGGAAATATCCGGCTATTTTAACGGATGAAGTGGTGGGAGAACAAGCGACTTCGGTTTTTGCAGATGCACAGGAAA includes the following:
- the metH gene encoding methionine synthase; this encodes MAQAEIRRNLVLSGLEPLIITPDSVFVNIGERTNVTGSRKFLRLIKEEKYEEALSIAKEQVEGGAQIIDINMDEGMLDGEYAMTKFLNLIAAEPDISRVPIMIDSSKWDIIEAGLKVVQGKSVVNSISLKEGEEQFIHHAKLIKRYGAAAIIMAFDETGQADNYDRRVEICQRSYDILVNKVGFPPQDIIFDLNIFPVATGMEEHRLNALDFFRGTKWVRENLPHAHISGGVSNVSFSFRGNDTVREAMHSVFLYHAIQNGMTMGIVNPEMLSIYDEIPKDLLEHVEDVILNRRDDATERLLDFAENVKGDVKSNEKAVQEWRSGTVQERITHSLVKGVDAFIELDVEEARLAATKPIEVIEINLMTGMNVVGDLFGSGKMFLPQVVKSARVMKKAVAYLLPYIEASKQAGDKQGNGKILMATVKGDVHDIGKNIVSVVLACNNYEIVDLGVMVPPEKIIAAAIEHNVDIIGLSGLITPSLDEMVYLAKELDKRGLKIPVMIGGATTSRAHTAVKIAPQYRETVIHVNDASRAVTVAGSLLNKDKKIYASDIRAEYDAFRETFLNRSRDKNFLTIEQARKNKLQLDWENFTPVKPNVIGEQVIEVDLDVLVPYIDWTPFFRTWELFGKYPAILTDEVVGEQATSVFADAQEMLEVILREKKLTAKGIYGIFPANQVNDDDIELMDENGKPLQTFLTLRQQSQKTKGAPNIALADFIAPKDSGKIDYMGAFCVTTGFGVDEWAAEFERDLDDYNSIMVKALADRFAEAFAEYLHEKIRKEIWGYSADEALTTEGMIAEDYKGIRPAPGYPACPDHLEKPTIWKLLNVEKEIGVTLTESMAMWPASSVSGYYFGNPESKYFGLGKIKEDQVIDYAKRRSISTDKATKWLNPNIAD
- a CDS encoding homocysteine S-methyltransferase family protein; translated protein: MASIQEAIKKNILILDGAMGTMLQRYNFSEEDFRGERFKDFPHSLKGNNDLLSITQPQAIRDVHAAYFEAGADIVETNTFSGTTIGMADYYLEEYVYELNYESAKIAREVADEFTAKNPDKPRFVAGSIGPTNRTASMSPDVNDPGYRAVTFDDLRIAYKQQVEALIDGGSDLLLVETIFDTLNAKAALFAIEEVKDERNIDIPIMVSGTITDASGRTLSGQTVEAFLVSVSHIPLLSVGFNCALGADLLKPYLQTLSQNTSFNVSAHPNAGLPNAFGEYDETPEQMQAFIKEYLDDNLVNIIGGCCGTTPEHIKLIADIAKDYKPRVSTATM